ttacatactaaaaagtgatgaaaaatttaagaattgtcaaaaattaggtgctcacaacaagaacccagaacttctgatTCAGGATTCAGAATTCGAGTTTGTAATGTTttgtatatttggatttattcattgtgtgatattactgtatttgtggacctaatgtgctaattgtccctcatctaccgctttgatattgttgaactgtatgaactgtcttcttacgcctcccttatgagtcttctgaatttatggtgcgcACGCGCGCGtgacccacttttctgttagaggtcataccaaTTAGAACGTGGCTGGGTCAGTAAccaggccgggtagactttcgtgctcctggtatgttgcccccacctcggctcgagtTTTCTGCTCGTGTAAGACAAGTCTAGAACAACataccccaggatttaaacctagaataacatagcctctcgccggatccctagtaggaacgtttgtttgcattatgtgcatttgactttggagactcaacataggggttgggtccgtctaggacaggtgtacccaaattaaaagaccatcctgatgtattTTACGCGttacttgtgcatttgtttgtttcGGTTTGCATGTTGAACatcttctagaatagggaaagaaaatcatgaAAAACAGGAACGAGAGGTAGGAGAGAGAAAATTTACCCGGTATTTGAAATATTCCGAAACTCTgctaattttttgaaagaaaggttATCAAAATGAGACAAAATTTTCAAAGGCCATGTTTCCCCTATTTTGTCAAAACTAACTGAACTACGCAAGTCtaattctcactggatgtgagatacgtagacaaTCTTTATCGGGTccgacccccaattttcaaaaattcaaaaatattttccttttaatctaTCTTTGCGACGTCAAATCCagaattaataaaaattaaaaataaattgaattctAAAATATTTCGTTCTTcttcaaaagtttttcttttgacaatatataaaaaaaaacttagaatacaaaaatattttcggaaATTCAAAggcaaaaattcaaaatccaaaaatattttttttcctctttagaagtctttctttcgaaaaattcaaaaacaaaaaaaatcaaaatctaaaaaaaatattttatttcttctttagaagtctctTTCAACAAttcccaaaaaaaattcaaaagatattttccttgttaggagCTTTCATGGTCTGAATTGTATAACGgtaagagttagtttatttactttattcctgatcttttcgaactacgcaagatctgattcatattCCCAAATGATATGTAGGCatcccacatcaggttcgatcgaatgattttaaaaaaacaagtgaaaaaaaagaaaaagaaaaaaatagagaaaaagaaaaaaaagtagtagaaaaagaagaagagtgtGTTCATTCTAACATGAttgttgttttaaaataaaagctAGTTAAAGGTGGTTAGTTCTTTTCCAAGGTTGTAATTTGAACCGAGTACTTtgttttttaggagtaggatatGAAGAAGCTGAGTTGCTCTGAGGTACCTATTGACATGCTTGGTGTTGGAACATCAAGCAATGGCATGCACTCTGTCTTCCCATACATTTGATTTGAAATGTGATgcctaaataaaataaatagcaTACTTTGTGATGCCTTTTCTCGGTTGTTTGATTTGTATGCTACATAGTGTAATATTGCTTAAAATTTCTCAACTATttgtgcttgcttgacttgaaAGTTGAACAAAACCGTCTTGATTAAGTTATGTGCAATGAGTGTGTCAGGATTTGTGATCTTCTATGCTATCCTATGTAGTTCAGAACTTACCCCGTGTGTTAATTAAAGCGAAATTattaagttgtgctagtctaAGAGATAACGTATGCGTTTCTTTCTTGATCATAGATGTGCTTGtcacttaaaaataaattttttcgttgctagcccctttgagcctatagaccttttctTTGGCGCCCACATTGCAAGCCGTAcccatatttatttttaattggagattgttgaacctttacctcctaagaTACTTAGaagctaaaagaagtaaggtgagaaGTTGGGGAGTAACTTTTGATTGGAACTATGAAAGTGCCTTTAAGGTGCACTAAGTTGTGAAAAATAAATGTCACTAGTCGATTAAccttaatgtatggagtgtgtgtagaaacaaaatgagaaaaagaaaaacaaaattgcaagaaagaaaaaagaataattcaaataatgtagaaaaaCACACACCTCCTAATCTTACTAATGCGTGCTAGTGAAAATATAGAAAGTTCTTAATTGAAAAAAGGGCTATGTATATGATTTGTGGCGAGTTAATTAGTTGAGAAGAATAGGTGCTCGATTTTAATATTCAACGAAAACTAGACAATTAAATAATGTACTACtacctccgttccaatttatgtgaacctatttcttttttggttcgttccaagaatgacccctttctaaatttggaaacaattttgcttaaacttacaattctaccccttaacgagaagcttttataaccacacaaatattctgtacccctttttgaattgtttaggaccacaaattttaaaagtctttattttttcttaaactccatgctgAGTCAAAAAGAGTCACACAGATTGGAATGGAGGGAGTACTAAACACTAAAGTTTTATGTCTTTCTTTCCCGGTCACATACTTCACGTGAGTTTAAGTAACAATTTTAATATTCTCACATTACGCTATGTACTCATTGTGTTCTCTCTTAGttgttcattttttattttgcacttttaaaaaaaaaatattaagtatatattttataattttatctatAATAATGATATAGCAGTTTCAAGTATATTGGAAAATAATTTAAGGAATGAATAGTTAATGtaatttataattttatctaTAATAATGATAGCAGTTAGAATAGTTAGGTAGGATTTCTTGTTTTTTTTCGACGccgattcttttccaagggtgttgCTCGAACCGGGTACTTCATTTTTTTAGGAGTACGTAGGATAGAAAGCAGCTGAGTTGCTCTGAGGTACCTATTGATGTGTTTGGTGCTGACACATTAGGCTATGGCATGAGTTCTGTGCTCTGTCTTCCCGtatatttgatttgaattgtgatgcCTGAGTAAAATAAATAGCATACTCTGTACGTCGTTTCTCGGTTGTTTGACTTGTATGCTACATAGTGCAATATTGCTTAAAATTTCTCGACTAGATGTGCTTGCTTGACTTTAGAGTTGAACAAAACCGTCTTGATTAagtcatgtgcaatgtgtgcGTGAGGATTTGTGATCTTCTGTGTTATCCTATGTAGTCCAGAACTTGCCCTCTGTGTTAATCAAAGCGAAATTATTAAGTTGTGCTAGTTTAGGAGATGACGTAGGCGtttcttgcttgatcatagatgtgcttgtcacttaaaaataaaattttccgttgCTAGCTCCTTTGAGCCTATAGATCTTTTtttttggcacccacattacaagtcgtacccctattttgttcttaattggagattgttgaacctttacctcctaattaaggcacttagtcgctaaaagaagtaaggtgagagattgAGGTGTAGCTTTCGAGTGGAACTCTGAAAGGGCCCTTAAGGTGCACTAAAGTTGTGAAAAGAAATGTTACTAGTCGATGAACCTTAATGTATGGAGTGCGTgtagaaaaaaaatgagaaaaagaaaagaatagttCAAATAACGTAGAAAAACACACATCTCCTAATCTTACTAATGCGTGCTAGTGAAAATATAGAAGTGTTTAATTGAAAAAAGGAGCTATGTTATATATGGTTTGTGACGCGTGAATTAGTTGGGAAGAATATGTGCTCAATTTTAATATTCTacccaaacaaaataattaaataatgtAGTAAACGCTAAAGTTTTATGTCTTTATTCTTTCCTGGCCAGATACTTAACGTGAGTTTAATTAAGTAACAATTTTAATATTCTCACGTGAGTTTGTTTTTGCTTTTCCTCTCGTACGCAAGGTACGTACTTATTAGACTTTAttcttcttttatatatatatatatatatatatatatatatatatatatatatatatatatatatatatatatatatatatatatacacacacacacacacacacaagaaACAGACTCATCCATATATATCCCTCTTCAAGTAGATTAATTCTGATAAATAAAATGCCGATCGATCGGCGGTTGTACGCAGCTGCTAAAGAAGGTGACATGAAAGTTCTGGAAGAATTCAAGAGCCAGTTCACCACCCAATTAACTCCTTACAACAATACTGTCCTCCATATTGCAGCTCAAAATAAAGGGTTCTATGGGAAAAATAACCCAAGAGATTTTCTTGAACTCTAATGGAGATACTTTTATTCATATGGCTGCTAGGTGGGGCAACGCAAATCTCGTCGAGGCCTTTATCAACTACATGAAAAATTGTGGATGGCTCGACGGTGTTATTGATATAGAAGCTGGCATTCGGACAACCATAGAGTTTTTGAGGATTACTAACAACTATGGAAATACGGCCTTGCACGAAGCTGTAATGCAGAGGCATGATTGCAGTGTGGTAGAATTGTTAGTCAAAGAAGATCCCGACTTCTCATATCCGCCTAACAATGCTCGGAAAACTCCACTGTATCTAGCTGTGGAGACTGAAAATGAAAAGCTAGTGGAACACATCTTGAACAACTCCACTTCACTATCTTATGGTGGCCCCTATGGCACAACAGCGCTACATGCAGCTGCAATGTATAAAACTACAGGATATATATCCCTTTACTCATGattttacattatttttaccAACATTAGTAACTAAATATAGGCAAAAAGACCTTCGGGAATGGCCAGTTGGTTTGGAGGGCGGTCATCCGTACAGATGATCTGGGATCGATTTTCCTCAATGCCTTCTTGGTCGAGTCTGTCGCACAGGGCTTGCCTAGTGCGGTTTACATCCCTGTGTGATTTGTAGGCTAGTACACAACGGGAGGTTTACCTAGTGCGCACAAAGTGCTCACCCGAAGGTCAGAGCAACCGTGGATTTCCCTAGGGTTCCAAAAACAAAGGCTAAAAGACCTCTTTATAACTTTTTTCTAACCTCTCTAGCTCAGATCTACCCGAGTTCACACTAAATCCCCTTATGGATTCCTCCCCCCACTTTCCACTTAAAATCAAGTCTGGATGTCATCACAGAGGATATTGTCTTTGTAGATCTGGAAAATCAAGGAGTATATAAATTATGTGATCCTTATTTGTATGGAATTCATAAATTGTTGTTAGCCTTGGCAAAGAGGATGGATGACATTTTTCTTGAGAATTGAAATATATAGTTGACTTTCTCTTTTCTGATATTTTATTCTCCCTCTTACTCAATTTATTTTGCTGATGTCAAGTCGATAATAAAAACTTTGGTGATGTCtacaataaaaaagaaaaagaaaggaaaaagaaagcaTAGATAAAGAAATTGTTTCTCTTCAAAATATTCTATAAGTATACTTTTTACCCCATTTTTTCACATTTGTTAGAGTGATGCCCGTACTAACTAGgatatttttttttgtgtgggTAGAATGCATGGAAATGATACTAAGAAAAGAACCAAGTCTGACAAAGCAAGTAGATGAGTTTGGGTGGAATCCTCTCCATTTCGCGGCTTACAAAGGGTTTAAACTACCAGTGAGGACATTATTAATGGCGGATAAACATATGGCTTATGGAActattaaagaagaaaataaaacacCTCTGCATTTAGCGGTCATCAATAATAAAATACAGGCCGTGGAAGAGATTATAGAGAAGTGTCCAGATTCGTTGGACGCAGTCACTAGCAAAGGCCAAAATGTTCTTCACATTGCATATGCGAAGGAGCATTGGAAAATGATAACATTATTCGAAGATCAACACTGGAACAATAACATCTTTGAGCAAAGAGACACTAACGGGAATGTGCCCTACAAGGTTACAGGGAAAAATGTGTCGTTTCATTCTCACCCTTGCTGGGAAGAATTGGATCGCAACAATATCATATTGGTAAATATTTGTTTATGCGATGCAAGTTTCTTTTTAGTATTTTCCTATTAAAAAGAGAGTTAGTTTTACAACACAAAAATTGCATACTCCTTCCATTTCAAATTAGacgaggtactttcctttttaggatgttttaaaataaataacacatttctaaatttgaaaataattgaactttaaacttttcatttgaTCCATATTATCCTTATGAGAAGTTTTtttaaccacacaaatatcattGCCCCACAAAGCTTACCACAAATTTTTAAAagtctattttttttcttaaacaccgtgccaactaaaattatctcatctaaattgaaacagataGAGTAATTTTTTCAAACCACAATTGAGATATACACTAACTCATAAAATAATTAGAGATTTTTAACTCTATTTTCAGGAAGAATTAGATGAGAAGTGGTTCAAAGGACGCATGGAAGTATGGGAAGAAAGAGCAAACACACATTTGATAGTTGTTACACTTATATTAACCGTTTCTTTCGCTGGCTTCACCATTCCTGGTGGTTACAATGGTGATGATGGTCCAAATAAAGGCATGGCAATCATATCCAAGAAAACAGCGTTCAAAGCATTCGCAGTAGCAGATACCATTGCCATGATATCTTCCTCAGCTGCTATTTTTCTGCATTACGTTGCAACTTACAATGAAGAGGGCAGAAGGTTGAGTCGTTATTACGCTGCTGGCATCCTTGCCGTGGTTGCCATGCTAGCAATGATGATAGCGTTTATGACTGGCTTGTACGTTGTGCTACCTTCTGCAAGCCTAGCTATATTTATCTGCGTCATATGCTCTTTATCGCTTGCcgtttttatatttattttgggtaggaatTATTGTGATTCATTTCAAGAGACAATGAAGAAATATTAATTACTGAAACCTAATGAGTTCTTGTCAAAAAAGTCATTTCTTTAGTTTCAAGCTTTTTAGCTGTTTGATTTTTTGTGAAAGCTCTCTTCTGTATCAAATAATTTTTTCAAGATAAATTATAccgacgggttcaattgaactcataactttcaACTTGGAGCATAAATCTACGTGTAATTACTGAAATCGTCATAAATAGTAGACATaaacttataattttaaaaatataatagattTAATCCTAAAAACCTTAAAAATTCTGCATCCGTCTCTCATAGCAACCTGAAAAATCTTTGGTTTCAAAACTAAAAATTATGATAAATTACAAATTTTCTGGCTTGTTAGCACTGTTTTTTTATTGTAGGTAGCGGGCTTATAGTGTCTGAGTTGTTTGCAAGTCATGCCAGTGCAGGCTCATCGTAGCATCATGGTAACGTTAGTTATGCTACTTTACATTTTCTATATTGAGATAGTTTAAAGACTTTCCTAAATTGTATCATTCAGAGTTGTGTGCAAGTCATGTCAGTGCAAGCTCAGCGTAGCATCATGGTAGCGttaaaataagtaagaaaaattTACCAAGCAGAGAGTACTCTCAAGTGTACACTGAGAAATTTGCTGAGATATGCAATACTACTACCAATATTAGTATATTTCATAACACATATAGAAGGTCCGTATTAAAGCTGCTGAATTTAACTAAACTTGCAGATTATATCATAAATCAGCCTTTGAGATAGAGGGGTATGTCGAGGGCAGTTGGAATCCTTCGACTCTTAATTAGAGATCTTATACTGTAATTATCTTATAAGTGATTTAATTGTGTACATAATATTTGTACTGTCAATACAAAAAACCTAATGCGTCCTAAAGTTATTAGTTGTAACATTTTCGTCCTATAAGCCAATTTTCATATCAAGGCATACACTTACATTTGTGCATAACTTAAGTATTCTGAAAAAAAAGTTAAATGAAGATTTAACATGAATTCAACAACTACAAAAAGTATAGGACAGTGAGAAAGAAAATAGGAGAGTGgaattaaacaatttaattacAATATCGTTTTATGTTCTTGCTAGTCCGCAGTCCTGAGGGGTATTTTTAAAAGAAGATATTAATAGTTTAATAATTCAATTATAGATTTTTTTTCATACAATAATTGGCTTTCTCTAAGTTCCCTGGCCACAACTTAGTTCCAATGGTTCTTCAAGATTTATGGCTCATATTTCATCCCTACCATCACATAACTTTCTAGTTTCTAAATATATCTCTTGACACAAGCGAGATCAACTTTGGGACGTTGGGAAAATAATAATCTCTTCATCTCATTTTATATGATAGTGTATGATCTCGCATAAACTTTAAgcaacaaataaatatttttgtcaCATACCAAAATTACTTTTGGAACTGTTAACTGTTATTTTAaatatgttgtaatattttaATGATATTTAAGAATATTATAAAGAGTACatataataaaatgtatagaGACTACTAAACATTCGGCAAAAAACGACCActaccgaccaattttggtcggtcaaAATATCGGCCaaaaaaccgatcaaagttggtcggtttttcaaaatattttattttttaattttttttaaccaaaacggccaactttggtcggttttctttggcgcaaaaatgcgaaaaactatttttgagtcccgctaaatttatttttcaataaactgaccaactttgatcagttttttatttaaaataaattaaaattaatattaaaaaaccaaccaaaattggtcggttaattcgtccggtcattttaaaaaacggacaaactttggtcggtaattttattttttaataaaatcgacaaactttggtcggttattttcgtgcgaaaatacaactaaagagtataaatgaaataaaagacagtctcaaaataaaatgcaccaatgatctagtggtagaataatattctgccacagtacagaccccggttcgattcctagacggtgcattttttaattacataattaaaataccgaccaactttggtcggaaaaaaccgatcaactttggtcgattttttcggtaatttgttttttgaatttaattgaccgaccaaagttggtcggtaatttccgaccaactttggtcggtataccCTTTCGATCTTTAAAATACCGTTCACACGTAAATGGTCATgttttggacggttattggccattaccgaccaactttggtcggttttgctcggatttctagtagtgagaaTTAAAGAgcttcaaaatttaaaaatatataa
This DNA window, taken from Nicotiana tabacum cultivar K326 chromosome 15, ASM71507v2, whole genome shotgun sequence, encodes the following:
- the LOC142169525 gene encoding protein ACCELERATED CELL DEATH 6-like is translated as MADKHMAYGTIKEENKTPLHLAVINNKIQAVEEIIEKCPDSLDAVTSKGQNVLHIAYAKEHWKMITLFEDQHWNNNIFEQRDTNGNVPYKVTGKNVSFHSHPCWEELDRNNIILEELDEKWFKGRMEVWEERANTHLIVVTLILTVSFAGFTIPGGYNGDDGPNKGMAIISKKTAFKAFAVADTIAMISSSAAIFLHYVATYNEEGRRLSRYYAAGILAVVAMLAMMIAFMTGL
- the LOC142169524 gene encoding uncharacterized protein LOC142169524 yields the protein MPIDRRLYAAAKEGDMKVLEEFKSQFTTQLTPYNNTVLHIAAQNKGWGNANLVEAFINYMKNCGWLDGVIDIEAGIRTTIEFLRITNNYGNTALHEAVMQRHDCSVVELLVKEDPDFSYPPNNARKTPLYLAVETENEKLVEHILNNSTSLSYGGPYGTTALHAAAMYKTTGYISLYS